A window of the Chloroflexus sp. Y-396-1 genome harbors these coding sequences:
- a CDS encoding ABC transporter permease yields MKRLFHTIYWDIVRQYRNGFYLVTALIVVLLVILLHQLSGVDWSLWWPVILLETLVINSFFFIAGIVLLEKGEGVLEAQVVTPLRDWEYLLAKVISLYILSVLESLALVLLIGGPNFNWFWMLVGIGCFVALYTLYGFFVAARYDSISEFILPSALWTIGFSIPLLPYFDLWQHWILYLHPLQAPLVLVQAAYNPLPVWALWYGVLYSLLWIGVGWISGRRTFYRFVITKEGTRRRRISS; encoded by the coding sequence ATGAAACGTCTCTTTCATACCATCTATTGGGACATCGTGCGACAGTATCGCAATGGCTTCTACTTGGTTACAGCATTGATCGTGGTCCTGTTAGTCATCTTGTTGCACCAACTCAGTGGCGTAGACTGGAGTCTTTGGTGGCCCGTTATTTTGCTGGAAACCCTTGTCATAAATAGTTTTTTCTTCATAGCGGGCATCGTTTTACTTGAAAAAGGAGAGGGTGTTTTGGAAGCGCAGGTTGTTACCCCACTACGTGATTGGGAATACCTGCTGGCAAAGGTCATCAGCCTCTATATCCTTTCGGTTCTCGAATCGTTAGCACTCGTGTTGCTCATCGGTGGCCCAAACTTCAACTGGTTTTGGATGTTAGTTGGCATTGGCTGCTTTGTCGCACTCTACACACTCTACGGTTTTTTCGTGGCAGCCCGCTACGATTCGATCTCTGAATTCATTCTTCCTTCAGCATTATGGACTATAGGATTCTCAATTCCGCTGTTACCTTATTTCGATCTCTGGCAACACTGGATTCTCTACCTGCATCCACTTCAAGCTCCGTTGGTATTGGTACAGGCCGCCTATAACCCATTACCAGTATGGGCGTTATGGTACGGTGTGCTCTACAGCCTATTGTGGATCGGTGTCGGATGGATTAGCGGACGGCGAACTTTCTATCGCTTTGTGATAACCAAAGAGGGGACTCGCCGGCGGAGAATATCGTCATAG
- a CDS encoding glycosyltransferase family 2 protein yields the protein MNTIGVVVVSYNTASLLRRCLASLASCRLPLQIVVVDNGSLDDSVALVQREFPHVMLRERPENPGYAAACNEGIAWLSNNCDAILVLNPDTEVLPGAIETMADFLAIHPRVGLVGPRLLNPDGSLQRAAFRFPDLITTALDLFPPGEVLPGRLYDSWWHGRYPYELGNEAFPIDYPLGACMLVRTSTIAEVGGMDEDYFMYCEEIDWCRRIKQAGWAIWHVPTAQVIHVGGAATGQFRWRMQVALWQARQRYMRKFASPTVQRLFRVLLVIGMLRLIGKTWYTYLTGQIDRDVLRGQLLAYGTILQKTHNYSPIPVAKVTR from the coding sequence ATGAACACCATTGGCGTTGTTGTCGTCTCGTATAATACTGCTTCCCTCCTGCGCCGCTGCCTGGCGTCGCTCGCTTCCTGTCGCCTACCGTTGCAGATCGTTGTCGTGGATAACGGGTCTCTCGATGACAGCGTCGCGCTGGTTCAGCGTGAATTTCCACACGTCATGTTACGCGAACGGCCAGAAAATCCCGGTTACGCTGCTGCCTGTAATGAAGGGATCGCCTGGCTGAGCAACAACTGTGATGCGATCCTGGTCCTCAACCCTGACACTGAAGTTCTGCCCGGTGCAATTGAGACGATGGCCGATTTTTTGGCCATTCACCCCCGTGTTGGTCTGGTTGGGCCACGTCTGCTCAACCCGGACGGTAGCTTACAACGGGCAGCATTTCGCTTTCCTGACCTGATCACGACCGCACTTGATCTCTTTCCGCCAGGTGAAGTCTTACCCGGCCGTCTGTACGATTCGTGGTGGCATGGTCGTTATCCATACGAACTCGGCAATGAAGCATTTCCAATCGATTACCCGCTGGGCGCATGCATGCTGGTGCGCACAAGTACGATCGCCGAAGTGGGTGGGATGGACGAAGACTACTTTATGTACTGCGAAGAGATTGATTGGTGTCGCCGAATCAAACAGGCAGGATGGGCGATCTGGCACGTCCCGACTGCGCAGGTTATTCACGTCGGTGGTGCAGCGACCGGCCAATTCCGCTGGCGTATGCAGGTAGCGCTCTGGCAGGCCCGCCAACGGTATATGCGTAAGTTTGCTTCACCGACCGTTCAGCGTCTCTTCCGTGTCCTTCTTGTCATCGGAATGCTGCGGCTCATCGGCAAAACTTGGTACACCTACCTGACCGGTCAGATCGACCGCGATGTCCTGCGCGGCCAACTCCTTGCCTACGGTACTATTCTGCAAAAGACCCATAATTACTCGCCAATACCGGTTGCGAAGGTAACACGCTAA
- a CDS encoding NYN domain-containing protein, which yields MYDQKRPDVAVFIDFENIYVSVRDKLNATPNFEAIMDRCNDLGRVVISRAYADWYRYPRITSALYANAIEPIYVATYYYDKDAGRTGRAIKNSVDMNLCIDAMKTLYTNPNVSRFVLVTGDRDFIPLVHSIRQHGKEVFIIGIGGAASTHLAQSADEFLFYEQLIGRHPNASAAATAIANRATEINRTPETVEVSPPLSAVAAPPPSPSEPDVYDVLVQAIHLARKRGYVTTLGSLKMLMKELMGGDFKENRYRDLNGRPFSKFKDLVIDAEQRGKVQIFTKGSVNEVFLPGEDPMKLSRFAPLLTEELPPEPVVIDPPIGSNGSLQIAEISSIVLEEPKAVEPPAATTPATSGSRRRRRRSRRSGRNREETSALAVETASDLDELPELEPEYSPPQIEELVQAGETTAIPPVELALEPTPVAVEFEPVPEPTPVVAEAALTEAASETPAKASRSRRRSRKTKSEAVADTAAPQIEAVGEQPTPVPAIADEVSTEPVSETPAAIADAGSAPTNTATDEADSQVDLNFEFSDVEWELFRTTVRELGKPATFQQLLSALQTARKQHGLPRTTEENRTMLKQAIHHGMLERITRNRRVYYTLKADE from the coding sequence ATGTACGACCAAAAGCGACCAGATGTCGCGGTCTTTATCGACTTCGAGAACATTTATGTCAGCGTGCGTGACAAACTCAACGCAACGCCCAATTTTGAAGCGATTATGGACCGCTGCAACGACCTCGGCCGCGTGGTGATCTCACGCGCCTATGCCGATTGGTACCGTTACCCACGCATTACCAGTGCCCTTTACGCCAACGCTATCGAACCTATCTACGTCGCTACCTACTACTACGACAAGGATGCCGGTCGCACCGGACGCGCCATCAAGAATAGCGTCGATATGAACCTCTGTATCGACGCTATGAAAACGCTCTATACCAATCCAAACGTCTCGCGGTTTGTTTTGGTGACCGGCGACCGCGATTTCATTCCGCTTGTCCATAGTATTCGCCAGCACGGGAAAGAAGTCTTCATCATCGGGATCGGTGGCGCCGCCAGCACACACCTGGCCCAAAGCGCCGACGAGTTCCTCTTTTACGAACAATTGATCGGTCGTCATCCCAACGCCAGTGCCGCTGCTACGGCAATTGCGAATCGGGCAACTGAAATCAACCGCACCCCCGAAACGGTAGAAGTTAGCCCACCGCTGTCAGCAGTAGCCGCCCCCCCACCTTCGCCATCTGAACCGGATGTCTACGATGTGCTGGTACAGGCTATTCACCTAGCCCGCAAGCGTGGCTACGTGACAACGCTCGGCTCTTTAAAGATGCTGATGAAAGAACTGATGGGCGGCGATTTCAAAGAAAATCGCTACCGCGACCTGAATGGACGACCATTCTCAAAGTTCAAAGATTTGGTCATCGATGCCGAGCAGCGCGGGAAAGTACAAATCTTTACCAAAGGTTCGGTCAATGAGGTCTTTCTGCCAGGCGAAGACCCGATGAAGCTCTCACGTTTTGCCCCATTGCTGACCGAGGAATTACCACCAGAGCCGGTGGTGATCGACCCGCCTATTGGCAGTAATGGCAGTTTGCAGATCGCCGAGATCAGCTCGATCGTCCTTGAAGAGCCAAAAGCAGTAGAACCACCAGCAGCGACAACTCCAGCCACTTCTGGCAGTCGCCGTCGGCGCCGTCGTTCACGCCGTAGCGGACGGAATCGCGAAGAGACCAGCGCGCTGGCCGTTGAGACAGCCTCCGATCTTGACGAGTTGCCAGAGTTGGAACCGGAATACAGCCCACCGCAGATCGAGGAACTGGTGCAAGCAGGCGAAACAACTGCTATACCGCCGGTCGAACTTGCCCTAGAACCAACACCGGTAGCGGTTGAATTCGAGCCAGTACCCGAACCGACACCTGTCGTAGCTGAAGCTGCTCTAACAGAAGCCGCAAGCGAAACGCCGGCAAAAGCGAGTCGTAGCCGCCGACGATCGCGCAAGACGAAGAGCGAAGCGGTAGCCGACACCGCAGCACCTCAGATTGAAGCGGTGGGTGAGCAGCCCACACCAGTACCAGCCATCGCCGACGAGGTCAGTACCGAACCTGTCAGCGAGACACCCGCCGCTATCGCTGATGCCGGATCTGCCCCAACTAACACGGCTACAGATGAGGCGGACAGCCAGGTTGATCTCAACTTTGAGTTCAGTGACGTAGAATGGGAACTCTTCCGCACGACAGTGCGCGAATTGGGAAAACCAGCAACGTTCCAGCAACTCTTGAGCGCGTTGCAGACTGCTCGCAAACAGCACGGTTTGCCGCGTACTACCGAAGAGAATCGCACGATGCTCAAGCAAGCCATTCACCATGGCATGCTTGAGCGCATCACCAGGAATCGCCGCGTTTATTACACGTTGAAGGCCGATGAGTAG
- a CDS encoding phosphoribosylanthranilate isomerase, whose protein sequence is MSRLVKICGLRTVDLALVAATAGADLIGLVFAPSRRQVSIAEAQHIAAAVRALPPPRPLIVGLFVNAPAADVAEITAIVGLEAIQLSGDEPPDYPIPKGLPLLRAIRMTSTPHEEAWLARIAAAPSVDSGLPPMLALVDAHVAGAYGGTGTQADWSRAARIARQVPTILAGGLTPENVAAAIAQVQPLGVDVSSGVERDGQKDPALITAFIEAARRG, encoded by the coding sequence ATGAGTAGGTTGGTCAAAATCTGTGGCCTGCGAACGGTCGATCTGGCGCTGGTAGCCGCCACTGCTGGCGCCGATTTGATCGGCCTGGTATTCGCCCCCAGCCGCCGCCAAGTCAGTATTGCCGAGGCACAGCACATTGCAGCCGCAGTTCGGGCCTTACCACCGCCCCGACCTCTCATCGTGGGGTTGTTTGTCAATGCACCAGCAGCCGACGTAGCCGAAATCACGGCAATCGTCGGCCTAGAAGCAATTCAGCTCAGCGGCGATGAACCACCAGACTACCCCATTCCGAAAGGACTACCTTTGCTCAGGGCTATCCGTATGACCAGTACGCCCCACGAAGAGGCCTGGCTGGCCCGTATTGCCGCCGCTCCATCGGTTGATAGTGGACTGCCACCAATGTTGGCCCTGGTCGATGCCCATGTTGCCGGTGCGTATGGAGGAACCGGTACTCAGGCCGATTGGAGTCGTGCGGCACGTATTGCCCGTCAGGTGCCTACCATACTGGCCGGCGGATTAACGCCGGAAAATGTCGCAGCGGCCATCGCACAGGTTCAGCCGCTCGGTGTCGATGTCAGTAGCGGCGTCGAGCGCGATGGCCAAAAAGATCCGGCACTAATCACAGCATTCATTGAAGCAGCACGACGTGGATAA
- a CDS encoding YraN family protein — protein MPTPKRRLGDRGEQAATTYLEQCGYTIVTRNWRCRYGEIDLVVRDGDQIVFVEVRTRRDHYALETITAPKQQRLIALAYQYLLDHQLPPTTLWRIDVVALTVSSGRFVVCDHVMSAVGE, from the coding sequence ATGCCTACACCTAAGCGCCGGTTGGGTGATCGCGGCGAACAAGCAGCCACAACCTATCTGGAGCAGTGTGGTTACACAATCGTGACGCGAAACTGGCGATGTCGCTACGGTGAGATCGATCTAGTTGTTCGCGATGGTGATCAGATCGTGTTCGTTGAGGTACGTACACGCCGGGATCATTACGCTCTCGAGACGATTACCGCCCCAAAACAGCAACGCTTGATCGCTTTGGCTTATCAGTACCTGCTGGATCATCAGCTCCCACCTACGACTCTTTGGCGGATCGATGTTGTTGCGCTTACCGTATCGTCTGGTCGCTTTGTGGTTTGCGATCATGTGATGTCAGCAGTTGGTGAATAG
- a CDS encoding HNH endonuclease has translation MAQRVLVLNASYEPLQLISVRRALVLLLQEKAELVEAAMQQLRAQSVIYHVPLVIRLVRYIRIPRQLRLPCSRRAVFARDRETCQYCGQQPGRANLTMDHVIPRSQGGQTTWENVVTACRDCNHRKGGRTPEQANMVLLSTPRQPQYLAFALLGELERNDVWRKYAYT, from the coding sequence TTGGCGCAGCGAGTCCTTGTTCTCAACGCAAGCTACGAGCCGTTACAATTGATTTCGGTTCGCCGTGCACTCGTTCTCCTCTTACAAGAGAAAGCTGAGTTGGTTGAAGCTGCTATGCAGCAGTTACGTGCACAGTCGGTGATCTATCACGTACCGTTGGTGATTCGACTGGTGCGCTACATCCGGATTCCACGCCAGCTCCGGCTTCCGTGTTCACGGCGTGCGGTGTTTGCCCGTGATCGCGAGACGTGTCAGTACTGTGGTCAACAACCAGGGCGCGCCAATCTCACGATGGATCACGTGATTCCTCGCTCACAGGGTGGGCAGACGACTTGGGAGAATGTGGTTACTGCGTGTCGCGATTGTAACCATCGTAAGGGTGGCCGTACTCCTGAACAGGCGAATATGGTGTTGCTCTCGACACCACGCCAGCCGCAGTATCTCGCGTTTGCCCTCCTCGGTGAGCTTGAGCGGAACGATGTTTGGCGTAAGTATGCCTACACCTAA